The nucleotide window CGGCATGCTCGCGCGGGTCGTGAAAACCTGCGCGGGAATTCCGACATCGAGCGGCTTCGCGCCCTCGAGCACAAGGACGGCGACGCGATGCAGGCGGGAGGCTGGCACGGGAAAGAGGTTACGTGGGGCGTGACTTCGACACGCCCGCTGCGCGGACCGGGCAGACGACACCGGCCGGGCAGGCCGAACGCTGCGATCTGAGGCCGATCCGCTCCTTCGCCGGCTTCCTCCGCCGGCGAGATAGAGAATCATGTATGGCCGCGGGGCTTTCGCCCTGCCGCGGGCGCGGATTCTCACCGGCCCATGAGTCAAAACAGTGCGCTACACGGAGCGCACCGCCTGACCGGATCTGCGGATCGGTGGACCAAGAATCTTGTCGACCTCAGCGGACACGGAGTCGAGGAGTTCCTGCCCGAACAGGCAGAGGGACTCTTCCCAGGGGTGCCCAAAGCTGCCCAGGCGGAAGTCTTCGGACAAATAGATGTAGTAGTCACCATCGGGGTACGGGCTCAGGGGCCAAGGTTGCTGCCCCGGACCACCGACCTCTTGCGGGGCGAACTGATACGACGTGTGCTGCCAATCAAGCGCGAACAGCGTGCCGTGTGGGCCGACGCAGGAGGTCAGCCCCTGCTCGACCATCCCGACCAGACGGTCGAGGAACTCGTAAGGAGGCTCGTCGGGCAGCGTCGCCAGGCTCCAGGTGATCGACGCGACAGGCTCCGCGATGGCCGGCCACTCGAACGGATTCGTGCTGGGCCGGAAGCCGAACTCCGTGTGGAAGCGGTCCCAGACGCGGCGGTACTCAACTTCCGGCAGCTCGGCCACAGGTTCCCTCATCACCCATCGAGACTATCGACTCGTTCCGCTGGGAACCGGAGGGGGGAGTTGAGGACGGGCGTAGGACTGCTCATTCATGCGGTGAAGGGTGCGACACGCCCCGACCGTCTCTTCGCGGTCCAGGACAATCGGCTGGGGCCCGTATCGACGTCGGTCTCCCGACGATCAATGGATCACAGCGAGTTGATCACGATTCTTCTCCGGGATGCGCATACCGGAAAATTCCTGGCCTGGAAGCAGAGCACCAACGTTGCCGTCGCCGCCGTATCCCGTGAACTGGCCAAATGGTGCTGGAGCTTGGCGATGATCGACGACGGCCATCCTGTTGACAGGACGGATCAGCCAGTAACCCCACGACCTTGGATAAAACCTCAACGCCCCATTCCGACCGGCACGTTGGATGTAACTTCGTCGGCATGAGCAACGACATTCGCATAGACCGTGCCCCGTCTTCCGGGGGCGGCATCCAGATCACGGTCAGTCTTTCGCCCGCGGTTTTGGCGAAGCTCCAAAAGGACGGCTCCTGGACGGAGTCGATCAGCGAAGGCCAGGTCACAGGCGACGGACCGGCCATCACCCAGATCGAGTTCAGGGTGCCGTAAGCACAGCGCAGATCGTCGCCGCCGCGGTGGAGGTGCTGGAGGACGACGGCCGCGTCGCACAGCAGGCCGATCTCCTCCCGCACCCCTCCACCGACACCGAGCCCCTGCCCACACCTGCACATCCGCCCACGCCGACGCCACACGGGCGGTTGCATGCCGCCGCATCCTGCCTGCGGAAACAACACCCATCTCCCGGAATACCCTAGGGGGGTATACCGTTCCAGGCTGTGAGACCCGGAAGGGCGGGTCACACTGGACCGGAGCCGGAATGGGGATGACGGTCATGGATCACGACACGCGCCACACCAGCACTGCACACGACCACGCCGCCGACCAGCATCACCGCGGGCACACCGGCCCGCACGCGCCGGGGGCGTCCTGGTCCATGGCGGCGAAGGCGACGCTGCACTGCCTGACCGGCTGCGCCATCGGCGAGATCCTCGGCATGGTCATCGGCACCGCCCTGCTGTGGGGCAACGTCGAGACCATGGTCCTGGCGATCGTGCTCGCCTTCGTGTTCGGCTACTCGTTCACGCTGTTCGCGGTCCGCCGGGCCGGCCTGGACTTCAAGACCGCGATCAAGGTCGCCCTCGTCGCCGACACGGTGTCCATCGCCGTGATGGAGCTCGTCGACAACGGCATCATCGCCCTGGTCCCCGGTGCCATGGACGCCCATCTGTCCGACGGGCTGTTCTGGTCGGCACTCCTGGGCGGCTTCGCCATCGCCTTCCTGATCACCACCCCGGTCAACAAGTGGATGATCGGCCGCGGTAAGGGTCACGCCGTCGTCCACGCGTACCACTGACGCGCCATCCGACAAGAGCGTGTGCGGACATCCACACGCCAAGGCGACCTCGTCCGGTGGCGCGACGTCACCCTCGTCGAGCGCCGCCGTTACGCCGTACCGCGACAATCCGACAAGCCTTGGTGATCACGGGTGGCCGTTCTCGTTGACTCCGAGGTGCCAGCGGTCGGGAGGCTCTTCACCTCAAGCCGTGTCCAGGTCGGTGCGCACCAGGTGGTGGTCCGAGTACGGGGTCGGATGCACACGTTGCTCGAGCGGGACGATGCCCCGCAGAAAAACGTAGTCGAACTTGCTCTGCCAGTCGGTGGTCGGCTCGCAGTCGCCGACGGGCGAGGGACGGCACTGGGGATCCGCATCCGCAGCCAGTGCCCATATCCCGGCGAGTTCGGGAGCGTCCGGCACAGCGTTGAAGTCGCCGAGAACGATCGCGCGGTCGTGCCGGGCGACGTCTGCGGCGAGTACGCGCGTCTGGTCCGCTCGGACCGCCTCCTGACGTCGCTGGGCAAGGTGTGTGTTGAAGACCCGGACGGACCGGCCGCCCACCGTGGTGGTGACCGCCATGTACCCGCGGTCTTCGGACCCGCCGTCGGGGTATTCCACGGTGACCGCGTCTGTCATCGGTGCCGCCGAGAGAACCGCCTGGCCGAAGGCCCCCGGACTCCACGGCACTCCCCCACAGCGGCCCCAGTTCTGAAGAACCGTCCCGTACTCGACGTGGTAGACCAGCCCGTAGCGGCTCTCCAGGTAGTTCCGGATTCCCTCGACATCACGCACGCACGCTTCCTGCAGACCGATGACCTGAGGCGCATACGTGGCGATCTCCGCCGCCCGGTCAACGTTGCTGTCCTCGCAGGGGTTGCAGATGTTCCACGTCATGACCCGGTTCGGAACGACATCCCTGACGGCTTCGACCGGCAGCGACCCGGCGAAGAGGGAACCGCTCGGCGCGCTGGGGCCGACCAGCACCATGCAGGCCACGATCAAGGCGCCCGCGAACAGACTCGTGCCCCTACCGAGCACCATCGCCTCCTCAAAGTGGATACCCATGGCATCTGACGTCTCCACGCACGAGGTTATGCGACGGGGCTGTCAGCAACCCATGCGGGTGGTGGATCTCGTTGCGCCCGCGCCCGAGTTCGACCTCACTACGCACCCGCCGCGAGCGGGAATGCGGGAAAAGGGAGTTGCGCATTGATTCTGACGCTACCCGGAAGTAGTCCGGAGGTCACTCCAAGGCGGCTTTCATAACCTCTTAATTATTCTCTGTTTTTCCTCAGCTGAAGCTCAAATCCATTGCCTCCGCGATGTTCCAGTATTTACGGTCCTGCTTATACCGCCCCCCACGGACTCAAGGAGAGCCATGCGGACAGTCCGCGTAAATCGCACCCTCCGAAATGCAGGGATCCTCGCCGTCGCCTTCGCGGCGCTCACCGTCGCCTCGGGTTCCGTGACCGGGACAGCGCACGCCGAGTCCGGCCGCCGGCTGTGCGTGTACACCGAGAACGAGGACGGCTGGAGGGAGCTCCGCGACAACCGGCAGTACAACGCGTACGTCGCGGTCGACTACAAGAAGGACGGTGCGTGCCCGAGGGTCACGGTCAGCCCGGACAAGTTCCGGTGGCGCGTCGGCGCCCAGCCGGTCAAGAAGATCCGCTGTGAGGACTGGCCGGCCAAGGCCAACCCGTGGCCGGGCACCGACGTGTGCACCCACCTGCCTGCGGACGCGGTCTGGGAGGCGCGCGTGTACGACGACGGCAAGGGTGTCGGTTCGGCCATTTACGGGAGTGTCTGGCAGTTCCAGTGAAATGTGGCCGCGGTTCCGCTCGGCGGCGGGACCGCGGCTTTCATGTTTTCGCTTCGGGAATCTTGGCTCGACCGGCCGAGCGGTGCGACCTGCCGGTATCCGGGCCGGACGGCCCGGATACAGGAGACGTACACCGCTGGCGCGGCGCGTGCGAGAGTGGCGCGGTCGACCCCGTGACCAGGCTCGGTGCGTGCGGTCGGGGCGGCGGCCCCTCGTCAATTGGTTCGAGGCCTACTCGGCATCGCAGGTCGTGGCCTCGGATCCAGTCGGTTCCGTAGACCTCGTGCCAGTGCTTTCGTCCTTCTTGCCCGCCTCGATGGGGGCGTAGCGCCGCCGTTGAAGCTCATCGCGTTCACTGTCCGGGATCGTCATCGACTCGGCAAGCACGGCGGCGAGCGCGTCCACTTGAGTGTTGTCGATGTCAGCGTGGAAGAGCCACCGGATGTTCTCGTCGCGCGTGATGAGGTCGATCGCCAAGCGCGCGCTTCTGTCCGGTGTGGTCGCCGCTCGGACGTATCGCACTCGGTCGATCGGGATGTCTTGACCGATTTCGCCTTGCTCAAGGAATGCGTTCGTCTTGGCCGTGATGATGCGGCGATCCGTGACGGCGACCAGTGTCTTTACCGTGGCCTTGTCCCTCGCTGCCGCCAACTTCTCCTTCGCTCCGCCGAGGATCGCAGAAATGGGACCGAGGGCATCGAGCTGGTCGGGGAAGCCGAGGACACGTAGGGTCTCACCGTCCTCGAGGAACCATCGCAGGATGCGACGGTACGGCTCGAGATCCAGCGATTTGGGTGCGCAGACGACGCCCGGAGCCTCGAGCGGAGGGGCCGGCGGATGGAGAGCATCGGCAAGAGGCTCGATCGCCTCCAGAAGACGGGCGGAGGTTTCGCGGGCTGCCTTCACGTCCTTCCGCTTCCCCGGCAGCGGCCATGCGTCGGGGCCGGGGAGCTCGGCGGTGATCCGCAGCTCCCGCGTCAGCGCGTCGACGAGGCTCGTCGTCTCGGCGAGAGCGGAGTCGAACTCCGCGCGGGTGTCGCGCGCGATGACCTCGGCGTACTGCGCCTCGGCGGCGTCTTCGCGTCCAGCGGCTCTCGCCCTCGCGGCGCGGAGCGCGTGATACCCGGTCCATGCCTTGAGGGAGGACAGGAGGGCGTAGGCGTCGAAGGCGATCGCCTCGGCGTTCGTCTGCAGATACTCACGGTGGCTGCGTGCGTCGGGCCGACCGAGCTGCCCGACGTGGTCGCGGACGTTCCCTCGGTAGAGCTCGAGCTGCTTCTGCAGCAGCGCTCCACTACCCGCGACGTCCTCCCACAAGGATGTCGGGACCGATTCGATCTCTCGCGCCTGGTCGACCGCGCGATCGATGGCGGCGACGAGCCCCGTCAGTTCGGCCCACTGATCCTTGCGGATGGTGGTGAGGACCTGACTTGTCACCGCGAGGTTGGTCCTGACGAGGCCCGAGACCTCACTCAGCATCATCTGAAGGCCGACCATGGCCAGCGCCGGCCCGATCGAGGCCGCGGTCTGCGCCTTGCTCACCGCATTCACGGAGTAGAAGCGGGCCTGATGCAGGATGCGGCCAGGAACCATCACCGCTGCGAGGTTCCCGCCGTCCTTGACGGCGAGCGTCGCGCCGCTGTTCAGCAGGGCCTGTGCCGTGTCGCCGATCCTGTAGAGCCCCTGTACGCCGGCGAACGCGTTTCCGAGATTGCCGACCACGGTCGCCGCGTTCCCGATCGAGGCGAGGATCGCTGAGATCTGCTTGCGGTCGGCTGCCGGCACGATCCCGAAGTCGATCAGATCGGGCTTCAGCTCCGGCGGGACCTCACCGGCGACGAGTGCCACCCCTGGGAGCACCTCCACCAGGACCGTCGACGCCGTCGACGAGTCCATGTCCGAGTCGGACGTCGGATCGTCCACAACAGATGAGTCGACGGTATTGCTCCGGCCGTTCTCCTCAGGCTCGGCGATCTCCATCGAGTCCGAAGGGTCCTGCATGCGATTTCCTCCCCGCGAGCGCGCGCAACGGCCAGACGTCGTCGGCGTTCACTGCCGAAGTCTACGGCTCGATTCCCTCGTCCAGTGGCCACCCACGTCCCGTCCCGTCGCTCCGCGAACGCCAGGATTCACCGCGCCACCACGGAACATTTGATGCCGGCCGGCTCTACCGACCACGCCACGGCCATGCCGCATTCCGCGCGGATCTCAAGGTGCGTCAGAGTCCGTACCCTCCGTCCACAACGACCCTCGCGAGCCCTGTCGTTGATGTCATGTTCCGTCTCCTGCGTTCTCAGCGAATGGTCATGCCGTCCGGCTGGTCGAGCAGGCCGAGTTCGTCCTTCGTCGGCAGGCCCTCCCAGTCGCCGCGGGTGGCGACGGCGAAGGCCGCGGTGGTGACCGCTCGGTGCAGACGGGCCGGGATGTGCGTACCGTCGAGGAGTCCGGACAGGTATCCGGCCACGAAGGCGTCGCCCGCGCCGACCAGGTCGACGGCGTCGACCTGTCGCGCGGCGCTGTCGGTCGCCCCGTCGGCGGTGAAGGCGGTCGCGCCGCGTGCGCCACGCTTGACGACCACCTCGTCGACGCCTGCGGCCAGGAGGCGGGACACGGCTTCGGATTCGCCTGCGCCGGGCTGTTCCAGTACCAGGGGCAGCTCGTCCTCGGAGGCTATGAGCAGGTCGGTGTACAACAGCAGCGGGCGCAGGGCCGTGCGCGCGCGATCCGCGGTCCACAGCCGGGAGCGGTAGTTGACGTCGAGGCATACGGTGATGCCGGCGTCGCGGGCGGTCGTGGCGGCGGCCAGGGCGGCCTCGGCCCCTGATGTACTGAGCGCCGGGGTGATGCCGGTCAGATGCAGGACGCGGGTTCCGGCGTCGAGCGCGGCCAGTACGTCCACCGGTGAGACGGCCGAACCAGCCGATCCGGCGCGGTAGTAACTGACCCGGGTCAGCGTGCCAAGGCGAGGTTCGGTCAGCAGCAGTCCCGTGGGCCGGCCGGTGTCGTCGGTGACCGCGTGGCCGGTGTCGATGCCCTCGGCGCGCAGCGTGCGCAGTACCAGCGCGCCGAGTTCGTCCGCGCCGACCCGGCCGGCCCAGCGCACCCGGTGCCCGAGGCGGGCGAGGCCGATGGCGACGTTGGACTCGGCTCCCGCCACGGACAGGCCGAGAGTGCCGCCCAGCCGCAGTGCGCCATGGGCCCGGAGCGCCGCCATCGTCTCGCCGAAGGTCACCACGTCGGGCGGGGCCTGGTGTTCCGGTGTCGTCACCGTGTCTCCTCTGCGATCACTCTGCGGAAAGCGGCCGCGCGGGCCCGGAGTCGGCCCAGGTCACCGCCGTCGGCCGCGTCCCCGACGAGGGGTGAGCCGACGCCGACGGCGAGGGCGCCCCCGTCCAGGTAGTCACGGGCGGCCCGCGCGTCCACTCCCCCGACGGGCACGAAGGGCACCTCGGGGAACGGGTCGCGCAGGGCCCGCAGATAGCCGGGTCCGCCGAGCGAACCCGGGAAGAGTTTGATCGCGTCGGCACCCCGTGCGAGGGCGGCTTCGATCTCGGTCGGCGTCAGGGCTCCCATCAGCACGGGTACGCCGTACGGCTCCAGTCCGTCGACGAGTGCCGGGGTGACGAGGTACGAGGCACCGGCGTCCACGGCGCGGGCGGCGTGCTCGGACGAACGCACGGTTCCGGCGCCAAGCAGTGCCTCGGGGCCCAGTTCGGCGCGGGCCTGCCGGATCACGATCAGGGCGTCGGCGGTGGTCAGCGAGACCTCGATGGCGGCGACACCCTCTTCGGCGAGGGTGCGTACGGTGCGCAGGGCCGCGGCGGGATCCTTGCCGCGTACGATCGCCAACAGGCGGTGGGCGCGGAGCGATTCCACCAGGTTCATGGGAGCGGGCTCTCCTTGCACGTTCGGTTCACGGGCGGCGGTCACCATTCGGTGAACACCCCGTCGGCTCCCCGCCATACGGGGTTGCGCCAGCGGTGTCCGGTCTCGGCCGGACGGCGTACCGCCTTCTCGTCGATCTCGACGCCGAGCCCTGGGCGGGACGCGGCGACGGCGTATCCGCCGTCGAAACGGAAGGGCTCGGGGTCCATCACATACTCCAGCAGGTCGCACCGCTGGTGGTAGTGGATGCCCATGCTCTGTTCCTGGATGAGGAAGTTCGGTACGGAGAAGGCGATCTGCACGCTGGCCCCAGGGCGATCGGGCCGAGGGGGCAGTGGGGAGCCATGGCGACGTCGTACGTCTCGGCCATGGCCGCGATGCGGCGGACCTCGGAGATTCCGCCGGCGTGCGACAGGTCGGGCTGGGCGACGGCGATGCCGCTGGTCATGACCTCGCGGAAGTCCCAGCGGGAGTAGAGGCGTTCGCCGTCTCCGCTCAAGTCCTGTCCAGGGAGTCCCCGCACGGTACGCGCTGCCCACGAGGACTCCTTCATGACGCTCCGTCCTCCGTCGACCACCAGGCCGGCTCCGATCACATAGGCGGCGTCCGCCGATGACAGGGCCTGCTCACCTTCGCCGAACCCCGGCCCGAGTTCGTCTACGAGACGTTCCGGAAGGCGGTCGGTCCACGGGCTGAGTGACCTTCAGGAGAGGTCTTGGCCGGTTTGCGCGAGGCGGACCATGGCGCGGTGGAGGGCGGCGGGTGCGGGGGCCTCGGGCAACGGGGGGAGTGGTGCGCCGGGGGTGGCGTAGGAGCGGATCATGTGGGCGAGGAGGCGGCGCCAGGTGTCGGGGGCGGCGTCGCCGGCGGCGTTGACGACGCCGGCGTTGGCCATCAGCAGGATGACGACGTCCTGGTGGGTGAAGTCGTCGCGCAGGTGCCCGGTGTCCTTGGCGCGGGTGATGAGTTCGAGCAGCCGGTCGTACGCCTCGGCGCGGCGGGCCTCCAGGGCCTTGGCGGCGGGGAAGGTCATGGTCAGGACGTCGGCGAAGCCTCGGTCGGCGGCCTGCATGGCGCAGATGGCGTGGAGGTAGCCGGTGAAGCCGTGCCAGGGGTCGGGGTCGTCGAGGGCGACGGTGACGGCGGTGGCGTAGGCGTCCATGCGGTCGGCGAAGACCGCGGCGACCAGGTCGTCCTTGCTGGGGAAGCGGCGGGAGAGGGTGGCCTTACCGACTCCGGCCTCGCGGGCGACCGAGGCCATGGACACACCGAGTCCCTCCCTGGCGTAGAGGGTGCGGGCGGCGGCCAGGATGCGGCAGCGGTTGCGTTCGGCGTCGGCGCGCAGTCCCGATCCGGCCTGCTCGTCCGGGATGTCGCCGGGAACCGCGGGAGAAGTCATGCGCTCACTCTATCCAAGTGGAAGATATTGCCCACTTCTGTTGTCACGCCGCGCACCCCGAACTCGCCCTGCTCACGGCGGTCGGCGCGCGAGAGAACGTCACCTGGAACGGCCCGCACCGCAGGCGGCCGCTGCGGAACGCCACCGTCTTCCGGGCGCCGACCATCACCATGCCGACGGCGCCCCGAAGAGCCCGCGCCCCTCAGCGTCTTCCCCCTGATCCTGGGCCGCCGGACCCGACCCGGTGCTTCGTGACAT belongs to Streptomyces graminofaciens and includes:
- a CDS encoding DUF2716 domain-containing protein; this translates as MAELPEVEYRRVWDRFHTEFGFRPSTNPFEWPAIAEPVASITWSLATLPDEPPYEFLDRLVGMVEQGLTSCVGPHGTLFALDWQHTSYQFAPQEVGGPGQQPWPLSPYPDGDYYIYLSEDFRLGSFGHPWEESLCLFGQELLDSVSAEVDKILGPPIRRSGQAVRSV
- a CDS encoding DUF4396 domain-containing protein, producing MDHDTRHTSTAHDHAADQHHRGHTGPHAPGASWSMAAKATLHCLTGCAIGEILGMVIGTALLWGNVETMVLAIVLAFVFGYSFTLFAVRRAGLDFKTAIKVALVADTVSIAVMELVDNGIIALVPGAMDAHLSDGLFWSALLGGFAIAFLITTPVNKWMIGRGKGHAVVHAYH
- a CDS encoding endonuclease/exonuclease/phosphatase family protein produces the protein MVLGRGTSLFAGALIVACMVLVGPSAPSGSLFAGSLPVEAVRDVVPNRVMTWNICNPCEDSNVDRAAEIATYAPQVIGLQEACVRDVEGIRNYLESRYGLVYHVEYGTVLQNWGRCGGVPWSPGAFGQAVLSAAPMTDAVTVEYPDGGSEDRGYMAVTTTVGGRSVRVFNTHLAQRRQEAVRADQTRVLAADVARHDRAIVLGDFNAVPDAPELAGIWALAADADPQCRPSPVGDCEPTTDWQSKFDYVFLRGIVPLEQRVHPTPYSDHHLVRTDLDTA
- a CDS encoding sugar kinase, producing MTTPEHQAPPDVVTFGETMAALRAHGALRLGGTLGLSVAGAESNVAIGLARLGHRVRWAGRVGADELGALVLRTLRAEGIDTGHAVTDDTGRPTGLLLTEPRLGTLTRVSYYRAGSAGSAVSPVDVLAALDAGTRVLHLTGITPALSTSGAEAALAAATTARDAGITVCLDVNYRSRLWTADRARTALRPLLLYTDLLIASEDELPLVLEQPGAGESEAVSRLLAAGVDEVVVKRGARGATAFTADGATDSAARQVDAVDLVGAGDAFVAGYLSGLLDGTHIPARLHRAVTTAAFAVATRGDWEGLPTKDELGLLDQPDGMTIR
- a CDS encoding bifunctional 4-hydroxy-2-oxoglutarate aldolase/2-dehydro-3-deoxy-phosphogluconate aldolase, which translates into the protein MNLVESLRAHRLLAIVRGKDPAAALRTVRTLAEEGVAAIEVSLTTADALIVIRQARAELGPEALLGAGTVRSSEHAARAVDAGASYLVTPALVDGLEPYGVPVLMGALTPTEIEAALARGADAIKLFPGSLGGPGYLRALRDPFPEVPFVPVGGVDARAARDYLDGGALAVGVGSPLVGDAADGGDLGRLRARAAAFRRVIAEETR
- a CDS encoding TetR/AcrR family transcriptional regulator is translated as MTSPAVPGDIPDEQAGSGLRADAERNRCRILAAARTLYAREGLGVSMASVAREAGVGKATLSRRFPSKDDLVAAVFADRMDAYATAVTVALDDPDPWHGFTGYLHAICAMQAADRGFADVLTMTFPAAKALEARRAEAYDRLLELITRAKDTGHLRDDFTHQDVVILLMANAGVVNAAGDAAPDTWRRLLAHMIRSYATPGAPLPPLPEAPAPAALHRAMVRLAQTGQDLS